The following coding sequences lie in one Micromonospora sp. R77 genomic window:
- a CDS encoding alpha-amylase family protein has product MHRRRCRSAILALGVLASLLVPATVAAPPASAATSGSKKVIVQLFEWNWPSVASECTNTLGPKGYGYVQVSPPQEHVNAAPWWVAYQPVSYRIESRMGTRAQFQSMVTTCHNAGVKVIVDTVINHMSGQDNGGTGWAGTSYGHYNYPGTYGSADFHYCGRNGTNDIVNYGDRYEVQNCELVNLSDLKTESDYVRSKIAGYMNDLLSLGVDGFRLDASKHMPAADIAAIKGKLSRSAYIVQEVIYGAGEPIQPTEYTGNGDVHEFRYGKDLARMFNSERLAYLKNFGESWGYLPGSQAVVFTDNHDTQRDGGVMTYRNGGEYALANAFMLAWPYGTPAVMSSYTFSNKDQGPPSDASNKVSNTTCYSGWECEHRWRVIANMVGFNNATQGAAVANWYDNGYQHIAFSRAGKGFLTINDEDSAITGRSYYTGLPAGRYCDVIHGDYSNGSCSGPVITVDSSGWFAANINAHDAVAIHIGAKLP; this is encoded by the coding sequence ATGCATCGACGTCGATGCCGCTCGGCGATTCTCGCCCTCGGCGTGCTCGCCAGCCTGCTCGTACCGGCCACTGTGGCGGCTCCCCCGGCCTCCGCGGCGACGTCCGGCAGCAAGAAGGTCATCGTCCAGCTCTTCGAGTGGAACTGGCCGTCGGTGGCCAGCGAGTGCACCAACACGCTCGGCCCGAAGGGCTACGGCTACGTCCAGGTCTCCCCGCCCCAGGAGCACGTCAACGCCGCTCCCTGGTGGGTGGCGTACCAGCCGGTCAGCTACCGGATCGAGTCCCGGATGGGCACCCGGGCCCAGTTCCAGTCGATGGTGACCACCTGCCACAACGCCGGCGTGAAGGTCATCGTGGACACCGTCATCAACCACATGTCCGGCCAGGACAACGGCGGCACCGGCTGGGCCGGCACCAGCTACGGCCACTACAACTACCCGGGCACCTACGGCTCCGCCGACTTCCACTACTGCGGTCGCAACGGCACCAACGACATCGTCAACTACGGCGACCGGTACGAGGTGCAGAACTGCGAGCTGGTCAACCTCTCCGACCTCAAGACCGAGTCGGACTACGTCCGGTCGAAGATCGCCGGGTACATGAACGACCTGCTCTCGCTCGGTGTGGACGGGTTCCGGCTGGACGCCAGCAAGCACATGCCGGCCGCCGACATCGCCGCGATCAAGGGCAAGCTCTCCCGCTCGGCGTACATCGTGCAGGAGGTCATCTACGGCGCCGGTGAGCCGATCCAGCCGACCGAGTACACCGGCAACGGCGACGTCCACGAGTTCCGCTACGGCAAGGACCTCGCCCGGATGTTCAACAGCGAGCGGCTGGCGTACCTGAAGAACTTCGGCGAGTCCTGGGGCTACCTGCCCGGCAGCCAGGCGGTGGTGTTCACCGACAACCACGACACCCAGCGCGACGGCGGGGTGATGACCTACCGCAACGGCGGCGAGTACGCGCTGGCCAACGCCTTCATGCTGGCCTGGCCGTACGGCACCCCGGCGGTGATGTCCAGCTACACCTTCAGCAACAAGGACCAGGGTCCGCCCTCGGACGCCAGCAACAAGGTCAGCAACACCACCTGCTACTCGGGCTGGGAGTGCGAGCACCGCTGGCGGGTCATCGCCAACATGGTCGGCTTCAACAACGCCACCCAGGGCGCGGCCGTGGCCAACTGGTACGACAACGGCTACCAGCACATCGCCTTCAGCCGGGCCGGCAAGGGCTTCCTCACCATCAACGACGAGGACTCCGCGATCACCGGCCGGTCGTACTACACCGGGCTGCCCGCCGGCCGCTACTGCGACGTGATCCACGGCGACTACAGCAACGGCTCGTGCAGCGGGCCGGTGATCACCGTCGACTCCAGCGGCTGGTTCGCGGCGAACATCAACGCCCACGACGCGGTCGCCATCCACATCGGGGCGAAGCTGCCCTGA
- a CDS encoding L,D-transpeptidase has translation MTFARLTSRWALGWLGAAIGVPLLLATVLLVGPALTRHPAPSPIRAVPDPAATATPTPDEPVPAAAPAPDDLPVVDYDPAPAGFPTDTDPHDTTPLTEGLTPTTRVAAYDAPGGRPLAFLAPTISDVALTMPVVARRVGWTAVLLPSANRRIAWLPAGGWTTVRLRDQLVVERRPHRLTWWRDGHPVASWRVSLGMPGQSTPLGRTFVLGRTPPPEAVYGGVDIFALGAVPDDPDAVPTGLRGAHIGVHTWHDDDTLGEDVTNGCIRLTRSGQQRLLEKIRPGTAVVVVDQAPPTTG, from the coding sequence GTGACTTTTGCCAGGTTGACCTCGCGGTGGGCGCTCGGCTGGCTGGGCGCCGCGATCGGCGTACCCCTGCTGCTGGCGACCGTGCTGCTGGTCGGCCCGGCCCTCACCCGGCACCCGGCACCCTCTCCGATCCGGGCGGTGCCCGACCCCGCCGCCACGGCGACCCCGACCCCGGACGAGCCGGTGCCCGCCGCGGCGCCCGCGCCGGACGACCTGCCGGTGGTGGACTACGACCCGGCGCCGGCCGGCTTCCCCACCGACACCGACCCGCACGACACCACGCCGCTCACCGAGGGGCTCACGCCGACCACGCGGGTCGCCGCCTACGACGCACCCGGCGGCCGGCCGCTGGCCTTCCTCGCCCCGACCATCAGCGACGTGGCGCTGACCATGCCGGTGGTGGCCCGTCGGGTCGGCTGGACCGCCGTGCTGCTCCCCTCGGCCAACCGCCGGATCGCCTGGCTGCCGGCGGGCGGCTGGACCACCGTCCGGCTGCGCGACCAGCTCGTGGTGGAACGCCGGCCGCACCGGCTCACCTGGTGGCGCGACGGCCACCCGGTGGCGTCGTGGCGGGTCAGCCTCGGCATGCCCGGCCAGTCCACCCCGCTCGGACGCACCTTCGTCCTCGGCCGCACGCCCCCGCCCGAGGCGGTGTACGGCGGGGTCGACATCTTCGCCCTCGGCGCGGTCCCCGACGACCCGGACGCCGTGCCGACCGGCCTGCGCGGCGCCCACATCGGCGTGCACACCTGGCACGACGACGACACCCTCGGCGAGGACGTCACGAACGGCTGCATCCGGCTGACCCGCAGCGGGCAGCAGAGACTGCTCGAGAAGATCCGGCCGGGCACCGCCGTGGTCGTCGTCGACCAGGCGCCGCCCACCACCGGCTGA
- a CDS encoding response regulator transcription factor — protein MTGRGPAADAGGPDGTIRLLLADDQALVRGALAALLSLEPDLTVVAEVGRGDEVVGEARRTAPDVALLDVEMPGLDGIAATAALRAAVPGCRVLVVTTFGRPGYLRRAMEAGANGFVVKDTPARQLADAVRRVHAGLRVVDPTLAAETLATGRSPLTERETEVLRTARAGGTVADLAATLHLSEGTVRNHLSAAIGKTGARNRADAVRIAEESGWLLGQ, from the coding sequence GTGACCGGCCGGGGACCGGCGGCCGACGCCGGTGGGCCGGACGGAACGATCCGGCTGCTGCTCGCCGACGACCAGGCCCTGGTCCGGGGCGCCCTGGCGGCGCTGCTCTCGCTGGAGCCGGACCTGACGGTGGTGGCCGAGGTGGGGCGGGGTGACGAGGTGGTCGGCGAGGCCCGCCGGACCGCGCCGGACGTGGCCCTGCTCGACGTGGAGATGCCGGGGCTGGACGGGATCGCCGCGACCGCCGCGCTGCGGGCCGCCGTGCCCGGCTGCCGGGTGCTGGTGGTCACCACCTTCGGCCGGCCCGGCTACCTGCGCCGGGCGATGGAGGCCGGCGCGAACGGCTTCGTGGTCAAGGACACCCCGGCCCGGCAGCTCGCCGACGCGGTCCGCCGGGTGCACGCCGGGTTGCGGGTGGTCGACCCGACGCTGGCGGCGGAGACCCTGGCCACCGGGCGGAGCCCGTTGACCGAGCGGGAGACCGAGGTGCTGCGGACCGCCCGGGCCGGCGGCACGGTGGCCGACCTGGCGGCGACGCTGCACCTGTCCGAGGGGACGGTACGCAACCACCTCTCCGCGGCGATCGGCAAGACCGGTGCCCGGAACCGGGCCGACGCGGTCCGGATCGCCGAGGAGAGCGGCTGGCTGCTCGGGCAGTGA
- a CDS encoding sensor histidine kinase encodes MRVLPVDPQPVSRRWRLTGWLLAAIWLVFLNVALSRALAQEELWRRVLGVGSLVAFGVGYILAFEWGRLMRRAGRPIPRRRAWTILGVLVALGLAGIPATGGEWMSTLVFVCAAAIFLLPIRPALVVVALAVLTPLVLGRLVPGWGSENGIVFAVLLASLAMFGVSRLAQRNAELQAAQQEIHRLAVAEERARTARDLHDILGHSLTVVAVKAELAGRLLELDPARAATEIADVERLARQALADVRGTVGAYRGVSLGVELAGARTALAAAGIAADLPDAVPELPVERDELFGWTVREGVTNVVRHSGARRCEIRVGTDHVEVCDDGRGPAGEPGGDGHGLVGLRERARRLDATVSVGRRPDGRGFLLRVAVPEVRR; translated from the coding sequence ATGCGCGTGCTGCCGGTCGACCCGCAGCCGGTGAGCCGTCGTTGGCGGCTCACCGGCTGGCTGCTGGCCGCGATCTGGCTGGTCTTCCTCAACGTCGCCCTGAGCCGCGCCCTGGCCCAGGAGGAGCTGTGGCGGCGGGTGTTGGGCGTGGGCAGCCTGGTCGCCTTCGGTGTCGGCTACATCCTCGCGTTCGAGTGGGGCCGGCTGATGCGGCGTGCCGGGCGGCCCATCCCACGGCGTCGGGCCTGGACGATCCTCGGTGTGCTGGTGGCCCTCGGGCTGGCCGGCATACCGGCCACCGGGGGCGAGTGGATGAGCACCCTGGTCTTCGTCTGCGCCGCCGCGATCTTCCTGCTGCCGATCCGGCCGGCCCTCGTCGTGGTGGCGCTGGCCGTGCTGACGCCGCTCGTGCTGGGCCGGCTGGTGCCCGGCTGGGGGTCGGAGAACGGCATCGTCTTCGCGGTGCTGCTGGCGTCGCTCGCGATGTTCGGGGTGAGCCGGCTGGCCCAGCGCAACGCCGAGCTCCAGGCCGCCCAGCAGGAGATCCACCGGCTGGCGGTGGCCGAGGAACGCGCCCGGACCGCTCGGGACCTGCACGACATCCTCGGTCACTCGCTGACCGTGGTGGCGGTCAAGGCGGAGCTGGCCGGGCGGCTGCTGGAGCTGGACCCGGCGCGGGCGGCCACCGAGATCGCCGACGTGGAACGTCTGGCCCGGCAGGCGCTCGCCGACGTGCGGGGCACCGTCGGGGCGTACCGGGGGGTGAGTCTCGGCGTGGAGCTGGCCGGCGCCCGGACGGCCCTGGCCGCGGCGGGCATCGCGGCGGACCTGCCGGACGCGGTGCCGGAGCTGCCGGTGGAGCGGGACGAACTGTTCGGCTGGACGGTACGGGAAGGGGTGACCAACGTGGTCCGGCACAGCGGGGCGCGGCGCTGCGAGATCCGGGTGGGAACCGACCACGTGGAGGTCTGCGACGACGGGCGGGGCCCGGCCGGGGAACCGGGCGGGGACGGGCACGGGCTGGTCGGGCTGCGCGAGCGGGCCCGCCGGTTGGACGCCACCGTGTCGGTGGGCCGCCGCCCGGACGGCCGCGGGTTCCTGCTCCGCGTCGCCGTGCCGGAGGTGCGCCGGTGA
- a CDS encoding ABC transporter permease has protein sequence MTLAASPVTAPAADRRPPALGGFSLTVLGIEIRRVLRNRRTLMFILVMPAVFFLLFGLPQKGQNLDNGLPVMGWIMISLAVYAAMVATTSAGAAVATERALGWSRQLRLTPLHPAAYVATKLATAMVLGLLGVVVEFAVGAAAGVRLPAHIWLESGLTAWIGSLVFAALGLFVGYLAPAENVMQFMGPALAILAMLGGLFIPLEMLPHVMQQIAKFTPVYGVGQLARAPLTGDGVDWAAVGNVAAWTACFGLGAARLFRRDTTRV, from the coding sequence ATGACCCTCGCCGCCTCGCCCGTCACCGCACCGGCCGCCGACCGCCGGCCGCCCGCCCTGGGCGGGTTCTCCCTCACCGTGCTCGGCATCGAGATCCGCCGGGTGCTGCGCAACCGCCGGACGCTGATGTTCATCCTGGTCATGCCGGCCGTCTTCTTCCTGCTGTTCGGCCTGCCGCAGAAGGGGCAGAACCTCGACAACGGCCTGCCGGTGATGGGCTGGATCATGATCAGCCTCGCCGTCTACGCGGCCATGGTCGCCACCACCAGCGCCGGCGCGGCCGTCGCCACCGAACGGGCGTTGGGCTGGAGCCGGCAGCTGCGGCTGACCCCGTTGCACCCGGCCGCGTACGTGGCGACGAAACTCGCCACCGCGATGGTGCTCGGCCTGCTCGGGGTGGTGGTCGAGTTCGCCGTCGGCGCCGCCGCCGGGGTCCGGCTGCCGGCGCACATCTGGCTGGAGTCCGGCCTCACCGCCTGGATCGGCTCGCTGGTCTTCGCCGCCCTCGGCCTCTTCGTCGGCTACCTCGCCCCGGCCGAGAACGTCATGCAGTTCATGGGACCGGCGCTGGCCATCCTGGCCATGCTCGGTGGTCTCTTCATCCCGCTGGAGATGCTGCCGCACGTGATGCAGCAGATCGCGAAGTTCACCCCCGTGTACGGCGTCGGCCAGCTCGCCCGCGCCCCGCTGACCGGGGACGGCGTGGACTGGGCCGCGGTCGGCAACGTGGCCGCGTGGACCGCCTGCTTCGGCCTCGGCGCGGCCCGGCTGTTCCGCCGGGACACCACCCGCGTCTGA
- a CDS encoding ABC transporter ATP-binding protein translates to MTNMAPAVELAGLTKTFGPVTAVDGLDLRIAPGEVVAFLGPNGAGKTTTVDMLLGLARPDAGTVRLFGGTPTDAVRHGRVAAVMQTGGLLKDLTVAETVRMTAQFYGQARPVGEVLARAGIADLADRPVGKCSGGQQQRLRFALALLPDPDLMVLDEPTTGMDVEGRREFWQAIRADARAGRTILFATHYLDEADAYADRIVLVRQGRVVADGTTAEIKNLAAGRVVRATLPGADQAVLAALPGVRAVEVRGDAVLVRTDDSDEVARHLLTRTAARDVEITSRNLEDAFLALTTDTTPADAGTPTTGGADRRTAQTLGA, encoded by the coding sequence ATGACGAACATGGCGCCGGCCGTCGAGTTGGCCGGACTCACCAAGACCTTCGGCCCGGTGACCGCCGTCGACGGGCTCGACCTGCGGATCGCGCCGGGGGAGGTGGTGGCCTTCCTCGGGCCCAATGGTGCCGGGAAGACCACCACCGTGGACATGCTGCTCGGCCTGGCCCGGCCGGACGCCGGCACCGTGCGGCTCTTCGGTGGCACGCCGACCGATGCCGTCCGGCACGGTCGGGTGGCGGCCGTGATGCAGACCGGCGGCCTGCTCAAGGACCTCACCGTCGCCGAGACGGTACGGATGACCGCGCAGTTCTACGGGCAGGCCCGGCCGGTCGGCGAGGTGCTGGCGCGGGCCGGGATCGCCGACCTCGCCGACCGGCCGGTGGGGAAGTGCTCCGGCGGCCAGCAGCAGCGGCTGCGCTTCGCCCTGGCCCTGCTGCCCGACCCGGACCTGATGGTGCTGGACGAGCCGACCACCGGCATGGACGTGGAGGGGCGGCGCGAGTTCTGGCAGGCCATCCGGGCCGACGCGCGGGCCGGCCGGACCATCCTCTTCGCCACCCACTACCTGGACGAGGCCGACGCGTACGCGGACCGGATCGTGCTGGTCCGGCAGGGCCGGGTGGTCGCCGACGGCACCACCGCCGAGATCAAGAACCTGGCCGCCGGCCGCGTCGTCCGGGCCACCCTGCCGGGCGCGGACCAGGCCGTGCTCGCCGCGCTGCCCGGCGTCCGGGCGGTCGAGGTACGCGGCGACGCGGTGCTCGTCCGCACCGACGACTCGGACGAGGTGGCCCGGCACCTGCTGACCCGCACCGCCGCCCGGGACGTGGAGATCACCTCCCGCAACCTGGAGGACGCCTTCCTCGCCCTGACCACCGACACCACCCCGGCCGACGCCGGCACCCCGACCACCGGCGGCGCCGACCGCCGTACCGCGCAGACCCTCGGAGCCTGA
- a CDS encoding type IV toxin-antitoxin system AbiEi family antitoxin domain-containing protein — protein sequence MTEELWAYRDLVSAGCSRAAVRHGVDSGRLRRVSRGVYVDVKSSGWFVELKAILLRLPPEAVVGFHTAARLHGFGDVPQDAVHVIVPTGTIVPRISGVIAHESVLPVREPVLLSGLPTAPAARCAVDLARGLRRTDALPIIDLALRSGACRPDDLRSELRKHARLRGIRQARQLVRLADPRPECRQESQLRLLIIDAGLPAPEPQIWVPDAFGVPIYRLDLGYRGRRIGIEYDGASHLTRDRLRADRSRMNWLSSQGWTMRHYTDRDLYTRPTHIATDLRALLTRR from the coding sequence ATGACCGAAGAGCTGTGGGCGTACCGGGATCTGGTGAGCGCTGGTTGCTCGCGGGCGGCGGTTCGGCACGGGGTCGACTCGGGGCGGTTGCGGCGGGTGAGCAGAGGCGTCTATGTCGATGTCAAGTCCAGTGGCTGGTTCGTCGAGTTGAAGGCGATCCTGCTGCGTCTGCCGCCGGAGGCGGTGGTGGGTTTCCACACCGCTGCCCGGTTGCACGGCTTCGGCGACGTACCCCAGGATGCCGTCCATGTGATCGTGCCGACCGGCACGATCGTGCCCAGAATCAGCGGCGTGATCGCACACGAGTCCGTACTGCCGGTGCGCGAGCCCGTGCTCCTGTCGGGGCTGCCGACGGCGCCGGCTGCCCGGTGCGCGGTAGACCTCGCGCGCGGGCTGCGACGGACGGACGCCCTGCCGATCATCGACCTTGCCCTTCGCTCTGGCGCGTGCCGGCCGGACGACCTTCGTTCGGAGCTGCGGAAGCATGCGCGGCTGCGTGGCATCCGCCAGGCCCGCCAGTTGGTGCGCCTGGCCGACCCGCGGCCGGAGTGCCGGCAGGAGAGCCAACTCCGGCTCTTGATCATCGATGCTGGCCTGCCGGCGCCGGAGCCGCAGATCTGGGTGCCTGACGCCTTCGGCGTGCCGATCTACCGGCTCGACCTCGGCTACCGGGGCCGTCGGATCGGCATCGAGTACGACGGTGCCTCTCACCTCACCCGCGACCGCCTGCGCGCCGACCGATCCCGCATGAACTGGCTCTCCTCCCAAGGCTGGACCATGCGCCACTACACCGACCGCGACCTCTACACCCGCCCCACCCACATCGCCACCGATCTCCGCGCCCTCCTCACCCGCCGCTGA
- a CDS encoding DUF3103 family protein: MNPRTFRHAALSIGVAAVTLAATVTGPAYAGPVASAPAAVAGGPVFTVLDGVAHRLAVADRSTVARLRTAAASGPVDLLTADAGGRLAGDLRAANQRLLTAKGLPSGTGSLLRLRLAHPDMRAALARGEAPLVAAAPTDDSVTSVRAYDRAGRTVLLDAVRLPRRPVLVVEVDAERALSAGLTVMRRELDARGIGQAVPARAATQGATASAGYWATKVDAVRLSDDEEPWIKGAAEIYDVVAGFGLDGRAKVDLVQMPYLDNDGTTYYPNQLLVHFSAYKYDLADVVMMEDDGDTNYASLVKAIADALLVIVDGGAYTPLVNAVLDAIPTSWYTDDPDFVDAWYTLSTTSSGRLYGARANGWLDVSPYWVSQL; this comes from the coding sequence GTGAACCCACGTACCTTCCGGCACGCCGCCCTGTCGATCGGCGTCGCGGCCGTCACCCTGGCGGCGACGGTCACCGGTCCGGCGTACGCCGGGCCCGTCGCGTCCGCACCGGCTGCCGTCGCCGGCGGCCCGGTGTTCACCGTCCTCGACGGGGTGGCCCACCGGCTGGCGGTCGCCGACCGGTCCACCGTGGCGCGACTGCGCACCGCTGCCGCGAGCGGCCCCGTCGACCTGCTCACCGCCGACGCCGGGGGTCGCCTCGCCGGTGACCTCCGGGCCGCCAACCAGCGGCTGCTGACCGCCAAGGGCCTACCGAGCGGCACCGGTTCACTGCTGCGGCTGCGGCTGGCCCACCCGGACATGCGGGCCGCCCTGGCCCGTGGCGAGGCGCCGCTGGTGGCCGCCGCCCCGACCGACGACTCGGTGACGAGCGTGCGGGCCTACGACCGGGCCGGCCGGACCGTGCTGCTGGACGCGGTCCGCCTGCCGCGCCGACCGGTGCTGGTGGTCGAGGTGGACGCCGAGCGGGCGCTCTCCGCCGGGCTGACGGTGATGCGCCGGGAGTTGGACGCGCGGGGCATCGGCCAGGCCGTCCCGGCCCGGGCCGCCACTCAGGGAGCGACCGCCTCGGCCGGTTACTGGGCCACGAAGGTCGACGCGGTCCGGCTCAGCGACGACGAGGAGCCCTGGATCAAGGGCGCCGCCGAGATCTACGACGTGGTGGCCGGGTTCGGGCTGGACGGCAGGGCCAAGGTCGACCTGGTGCAGATGCCGTACCTGGACAACGACGGGACGACCTACTACCCGAACCAGCTCCTGGTGCACTTCTCGGCCTACAAGTACGACCTGGCCGACGTGGTGATGATGGAGGACGACGGGGACACCAACTATGCGTCGCTGGTCAAGGCGATCGCCGACGCGCTGCTGGTGATCGTGGACGGTGGCGCGTACACGCCGCTGGTCAACGCGGTCCTGGACGCCATCCCGACCTCCTGGTACACCGACGACCCCGACTTCGTGGACGCCTGGTACACCCTGAGCACCACCAGCAGCGGCCGCCTGTACGGCGCGCGCGCCAACGGCTGGCTGGACGTCTCCCCGTACTGGGTGTCACAGCTCTGA
- a CDS encoding acyl-CoA dehydrogenase family protein, translated as MSSSSLVESVAALARQVRTDAAAIEQAGRLPEPLLGRLAELGVFRLAAPRSAGGLEADPLTLCTIVHDLARADGSVGWCAMIAAATSVTLGHLDEQVAADLLADPGFLIAGVAAPLGRARPVDDGYRLTGRWAFASASRHATWLVLGAVLAGESGPGGRPVLRHLVVPAAEVLSHDTWQVAGLRATGSDDVEARDVLVPANRSFSLFGPVPPRPGALYAFPVFSYLSLGVGAAALGIARAAVDEIGRLAREKPIPGQGGTIAGRPAVRTAVARAEMLLGGGWHLLRATVAECWQTALAGDPVTLEQRARLRLAAANAAGSAAAAVDLAYQAGGGTSVYASSPLQRHFRDVHVATQHAMVGPDIVELAGAVLLGQQVDTARL; from the coding sequence ATGTCGTCCTCATCCCTCGTGGAATCGGTGGCCGCGCTGGCGAGGCAGGTCCGCACGGACGCCGCCGCCATCGAGCAGGCCGGTCGGCTGCCCGAGCCGCTTCTCGGCCGGCTGGCCGAGCTGGGCGTGTTCCGGCTCGCCGCGCCCCGGTCAGCCGGCGGACTGGAGGCCGACCCGCTGACCCTCTGTACGATCGTGCACGACCTGGCCCGGGCCGACGGATCAGTCGGCTGGTGCGCGATGATCGCCGCCGCCACCAGCGTGACACTCGGCCATCTCGACGAACAGGTGGCCGCCGACCTGCTCGCCGACCCCGGGTTCCTGATCGCCGGGGTGGCCGCCCCGCTCGGCCGGGCCCGACCGGTGGACGACGGATACCGTCTCACCGGTCGGTGGGCGTTCGCCAGCGCCAGCCGGCACGCCACCTGGTTGGTGCTGGGCGCCGTGCTGGCCGGCGAGTCCGGGCCGGGCGGCCGGCCGGTTCTCCGGCACCTCGTCGTGCCGGCGGCCGAGGTGTTGTCGCACGACACCTGGCAGGTCGCCGGGCTGCGCGCCACCGGCAGCGACGACGTGGAGGCACGAGACGTGCTAGTGCCGGCCAACCGGTCGTTCTCGCTGTTCGGGCCGGTGCCGCCGCGACCCGGGGCGCTCTACGCCTTCCCGGTCTTCAGCTACCTGTCGCTCGGGGTCGGTGCCGCCGCGCTCGGCATCGCCCGCGCCGCCGTGGACGAGATCGGCCGGCTGGCGCGGGAGAAGCCGATTCCCGGCCAGGGCGGCACGATCGCCGGCAGGCCGGCCGTCCGGACCGCGGTCGCCCGCGCCGAGATGCTGCTCGGCGGCGGCTGGCACCTGCTGCGGGCCACGGTGGCCGAGTGCTGGCAGACGGCACTCGCCGGCGACCCCGTCACCCTGGAGCAGCGGGCCCGGCTCCGACTGGCGGCGGCGAACGCGGCCGGTTCGGCCGCCGCCGCCGTGGACCTCGCCTACCAGGCGGGCGGCGGCACCTCGGTGTACGCGAGCAGCCCGTTGCAGCGGCACTTCCGCGACGTGCACGTCGCCACCCAGCACGCCATGGTCGGGCCGGACATCGTGGAGCTGGCCGGCGCGGTACTGCTCGGGCAGCAGGTGGACACGGCCCGGCTGTAG
- a CDS encoding DivIVA domain-containing protein, with the protein MRVFLRRARRRQRSVLGPTCYRAATYHPLRPWQVRERWFRPTPLGRRGLDPQEVREFLDWVAGDLAIVYDALAQSRRETDRIKDALRRWQSEQARTRAERSQGR; encoded by the coding sequence ATGCGCGTCTTCCTCCGGCGTGCCCGGCGTCGCCAACGGTCGGTCCTCGGGCCGACCTGCTACCGCGCGGCGACCTATCATCCGCTGCGCCCCTGGCAGGTGCGCGAGCGATGGTTCCGGCCCACTCCGCTCGGCCGGCGTGGACTCGACCCACAGGAGGTGCGGGAGTTCCTCGACTGGGTCGCCGGCGATCTGGCGATCGTCTACGACGCGCTCGCGCAAAGCCGGCGGGAGACCGACCGGATCAAGGACGCGTTGCGCCGCTGGCAGTCCGAGCAGGCCCGTACCCGCGCCGAGCGGAGTCAGGGACGGTGA
- a CDS encoding helix-turn-helix transcriptional regulator produces the protein MTGSPTVRRRRLAAALRRLREQTGMTADQAAKEVGISKSAISRIENAQVSVMPPVARGLLELYGVEGDEVDALVQVARDARKRGWWQAYDDVLPDWFEVYVGLEAEASEIRAFQPQLIPGLLQTADYARAVIRAEHPDAPSEEVDRRVELRMRRQDTDTPPKLWVVLDEAALRRPVGGAEAFQAQLRRLIEEADRPGRTVQILTFGAGEYGSMGSAFSVLTFPEPADPGVVYVETRAGSLYLEGQQVREYSRVFEHLVATAAGARKSRDLIQGAIDEL, from the coding sequence ATGACTGGAAGTCCGACCGTCCGACGTCGCCGCCTGGCCGCCGCGCTCCGTCGCCTTCGCGAGCAGACCGGCATGACCGCCGACCAGGCCGCCAAGGAGGTGGGCATCTCGAAGTCGGCGATCAGCCGCATCGAGAACGCCCAGGTCTCCGTCATGCCGCCGGTCGCCCGTGGGCTCCTCGAGCTGTACGGCGTCGAGGGAGACGAGGTCGACGCACTCGTCCAGGTGGCTCGGGACGCCCGCAAGCGCGGCTGGTGGCAGGCCTACGACGACGTGCTGCCGGACTGGTTCGAGGTCTACGTCGGACTGGAGGCCGAGGCCTCGGAGATCCGCGCCTTCCAGCCACAACTGATCCCCGGCCTGCTCCAGACGGCCGACTACGCCCGTGCGGTGATTCGTGCCGAGCATCCAGACGCGCCCAGCGAGGAGGTCGACCGACGGGTCGAGCTGCGGATGCGCCGCCAGGACACCGACACCCCGCCGAAGCTCTGGGTGGTGCTGGACGAGGCAGCCCTGCGGCGGCCGGTCGGCGGTGCCGAGGCGTTCCAGGCCCAGTTGCGGCGGCTGATCGAGGAGGCCGACCGACCGGGCCGGACCGTCCAGATCCTGACCTTCGGTGCCGGCGAGTACGGGTCCATGGGCAGTGCCTTCAGCGTGCTGACCTTCCCCGAGCCGGCCGATCCGGGGGTCGTCTACGTCGAAACCCGCGCGGGTAGCCTCTATCTCGAAGGCCAACAGGTCAGGGAGTACAGCCGCGTCTTCGAGCACCTGGTCGCCACGGCGGCCGGCGCCCGCAAGTCGCGCGACCTGATCCAGGGGGCGATCGACGAGCTATGA
- a CDS encoding DUF397 domain-containing protein: protein MEEVNQAPVTWRKSTRSNGSGDCVEVADNLPGVVGLRDSKNPTGPVLTFGPKAWSLFVGSVKQGTLGH, encoded by the coding sequence GTGGAAGAGGTCAACCAGGCCCCGGTGACCTGGCGCAAGAGCACCCGCAGCAACGGCTCCGGCGACTGCGTCGAGGTCGCCGACAACCTCCCCGGCGTCGTCGGGCTGCGCGACAGCAAGAATCCGACCGGCCCTGTGTTGACCTTCGGGCCGAAGGCTTGGTCACTTTTCGTCGGGAGCGTCAAGCAGGGGACGCTCGGTCACTAG